The DNA segment ctcgtcgcATATGCCACACAGTGGCTCTCAGtgctctctcagtctctctgaGTGCTCAGCACTCTGCGCCCACAGGCAGCTAAcgtacaacaaaaacagagcagagaaaaatcccatttccgtttccgttcgCATAGTTTTGCTGCTCAGCAAACAACGATTTATAGTCTTCGGGCGGGTATTAGAACTTTGTCATGAAACACACTCAACACGACACAGGAAGTATAAAGatcaactctctctctctctctctgtctctttgaTATGATCGATGGACAAACTTTGGCGCATTTCCACATTAGCAAATGTGTTAGAATTGTTGtgaatttatggcattttggcacttgcattaaaatatttgaacttttaGTTATGAGCATGAATTGTATTAAGATTTCAAAGAAAGAAgcaatatacaacaaaattttagtTCTTCGTTAAAGCTCCACAGACTGAGAAATACATGCAACAAATATTGCTAGGAAAAAgagaattgaaataataatgtttcTAGTTATATTTTCTCAACCATAATGCAtatctaataataattagtaatAGAATACTTTATCAGAATagcaagaaaagaaatttgtCGATTTAACGTGACTGATATtacaaaaagtatgaaaatgaaatcatatTCGAAAAAGCCACGACAAAAGGTAaacttgtaaaaaaaaagttggccTATTGCCACTATACATTTGTAGGTAgtctaaattaaaaaaaaacaacttgaagaatttgattttatattataaaccacataaaacaaaacaacttgaGGAATTCCTTGACAACACAACttaaagaagaaaatattAGTTACAAAATATCGGTAAACATTTAGACTCAGCTAACATTTCCCacatttaaagttattttagtttctcattttcatttatctttctctctgtgaGTGCATTAATATGCTCGTTGCTTTCTCAAGAGTCGATTTCCTCAtcattgcaattttatttgtatttttcttgttatgttttttttcattatttgtttcctttctttgtatattttttgtgcaattttatCAGCAGTCTGTCAGTGCATCAGCGGCTGGaacttttattgaatttccGGCTGGGCGCCGGCGactttttgttggtgttgatgttggtgttggtttttggtttattaCGGCCAGTTTATTCGCCAGGACTTGGCACTAGAATCCGTTGGCCAGACAGTCAGATAGTCAGGCATCCATCCGTTTAGCTGAGAGCTGAGCTGTCGGctgtaaattacattttgcgCACACACAGCTTGAATTCGTTAGCCAAACACTAACCAACTGCATATGCTTGATgcattttccttttattttcattctttcAGCCCTACCGGATCAAGGACCACCGAAAATAAGCGGAGGACGTCCGCGTTACCAGATTGGCGACTGGGTGCGCATCAACTGCACAGCCGGACGCTCGAAGCCCGCTGTCAATCTGTCGTGGTTCATCAATAGCGAACCGGCCGAGCCGCAAAAGCTACGCAAATACGACACCATCGTCTCGGGACGCGAGGGACTCGAGACCTCGGTGTTGGGACTGCAATTTCGGGtggagcaacaacattttcgcAACGGAGACATGAAGTTAAaggtgagagagcgagactgcattatttaaaatgtatttcatgACTAATGAAATTTCCTCTCGAATCTTTGCAGTGTGTGGCCTCGTTGTCGACGTTCTACTGGCGGAGCAACGAGGAGTCCGTCGAGGGCGATCGACCACAGAAAGCGCCGGTCCTCGAGTCGCGCGAAAGTGACAGCGCCTTTGCGAGCAATTCGCGCGCCGATCCGGTGCAAGGTATGTCATACCGGGAATTATTTGTAACACAATTCTTATCGCTTTTCCTTCAACCTTCAAATGCAGCCAGCAATACGGAAATGGCCCGTGCACCGagtgcgctgctgttgctagcGCTGGCCACCGCTGCCACCTTGGCTGGCGTCACCTCAGTCACCTcggcttgttgttgttgcaccaCCTCAAGCAGTTGGCAGCGACCAGCGAGACGGCACAGCAGCAAGGCCAGATCGATACGCGATCGATCTCGATCGaacgataataataaagttcATGATAAGGTTGAggagaaacagaaacaaactCTAGATAAGAAAGGGAAGCCAGTTGGTATCGTTACCGTTACCTTTGTTGAACTGCTCAGCGCAGCTCGGCAAAAGTTGAAGCGATTCGTTCGATGCTCGTTGCTCAATGTGGCGAGGCAGCAACAAGTCGTGTTGTCTGCGCGGTAGCTGCATTAAGTCAGCCTCGACTCTCTGCTCATGCCCGCCCATGCATTTCTCAGCCCCGCCCACACAAATTTCCACTGAATTTTCCGTCTTCgcttcgcaaaaaaaaacagaaaaacaaataacttaACAGAAAAaagattgaaaaaaaaaaaaaaaacgagaattggcaaatcaaaaaaaaatcaaacacaaaaatataaattgaaaattgaagagaaaccgataatttatttatgtcgTTAACAAAAGCTttcttgaatttaatttgtataaacaaaaaacgtaATGATATgcatattattaattacatttaaacaaaagcgaatcgcaaccaaaaaaaggaaaactgtTTTTAGctgccacaaaaacaaaacaaaaaaaaaaagaaacgaaaacaaaattgttaagcgtattaaaagaagaaaactgtAAATAGTTAATACttaatgtatgtattgtatgttattaatttataagtaTTTAGCGGCGCTGCACTaactaaaatgtaaaacaaaaacaaaaacaaaagcaaaactatgaaaatattaaattaaatctgaATAACTGAATAACAAAAGATGAAGCTCaacacaaaaatcaaacaatttcaatgtagtgcattgcaaattaaacaaaaaaaaaaaagaaaagagtttaaagaaatacacacacacgtaaaaatatatatatttattaaaatctaGAAAAGTAATTGTAAGCATTCTCtagctaaataataatattaaatattaagcaTAGACATTTCAATGGAATATTAAATACGAGTAACGAGTGAATgcgcaaaaaaagaagaaaacacattttattgtataatGTAATATTCATTATTGATTCAAGCACATTTCGCATTAATTATTTAGACTATAAATTCGTTTtcgaaaatgtaaaatataaaatctcTCGATATTTGATTTACTTACCATAATATTAAGAGTAAAAtacttaacaaaaaataataatcatgaaTATGGGAGAGAAGCAAGCACacgatttatatttaaaagaaaacaaaaacacaaaatgataatgatgaaaCTCGAAAGAAATCTAATCAAATGTAGCATCTTAAAGCTGGTGACTGTTGAAAAGTcttaaaactaacaaaaacatatcgtaaatttataaattgccaaagtttttatgtacatgtatgtgtgAACTCAATTACGTATAatgaatgcgaatacgaatgcgaatacgaatacgaatactaATCGATATACGAAGCATTTTAATGGAACTATTTACTAATTAAGTAATACCGATGTTCAATCCGTTCTCTGTccgtatttgtttatttgttcttatagatttaaaaactaaacaaataacaaagaaGGTTGGAAAAGTGGAAAGAGTTTAACTACTAATAACATTCCATGTTATTTTCGCTGTCATccattaacaaaaaaaaatgaaaaaaagagaaaagagcgCTATCAATTGACAAATTGTTGAAATGTTAACAGTTTAGTTAGCCAATTTTAGAGAAACAATagcaaaagtcaaacaaaaaaaaaaggaaatcgataatgaaaaaccaaaacaatagCGAAATGATTGTGATTAAGCCTTAATGAAGagttgaaattaattcaaaaacacacacaatgaaaatctatatatatatataacataatatgTAAATAGCCCGAGAGCAGCGCCACATAAAATGCTTTGTccattacaattacaattacaattacaataacaataacgattattaatgcaatttcCATGCACGAATTATGCCAATATCAATTGTACATACAAACTACAGATTCATTTTTTTCGTCGATGCATGTTTCTATTTTGATTTCCGATTGCTGATTGaacgcattttaattataaatataatatttgtcatgcatatgcattttatgtgtaaatatttCGATTTAATGCTAACTAAATTAGTATTAAGatgtcaaaacaaaaaaagtaatgcgccaattttattgataagcGAAATCTATAGATTGCTTCGGCTAGCCGAAGTCCAAACACCCTtgcttttttgatttcataaaATGCAACTTCCATTTAAGCTAAGTAAATGTAAATTCCACAACGTTTTCAAGGGTATAagtgaataaatgaatgaatgagtgtgaatgtgagtgtgagtgatttatataatacatacacaaaaaagtttaataacaaaaaaatacgtGTGCATTGTTGTCAACTGTAAAACTGTTTTTAAGTCTCACTTAATGTCGAACGCTATAAACTacaattaacattaaaaaaatattaacgatacagaaacacacataaaataatagaatCCCATTTAGGTCGAGCTAAACgatcgataaaaaaaaagtaaatgaaataactGTGTGCTAATTGTAAGTGTaaattatttgtgtatttaaaaatcaatttttagaTGTATAAAAAGCGTAAGATAAAAATGCATTCGCATATAcgataatacaaaaataacaaaaacaacaaaacacataaTGAGCtgcatactaaaaatatataaaaacaaacagaaaaaaaaaaaaaaaaaaaaagaataaacaaatGCCATAAAGTAATTTAACTTGAATTTAACAACAGctaaagccaacaacaaaacaaactctGTAAATATCTTTAAGCATAAATTCTATGTACGATACGAGTATCTGACACAGacacaaatcaaacaaacaacaacaacagaaattatgaatga comes from the Drosophila sulfurigaster albostrigata strain 15112-1811.04 chromosome 2L, ASM2355843v2, whole genome shotgun sequence genome and includes:
- the LOC133841542 gene encoding uncharacterized protein LOC133841542 isoform X1, yielding MPVNKMFACFHFVVVLLIVGTLKDFTTGLRLVEVRIPNYVIKGASAQLECLYDLDGEALYSVKWYKDGNEFYRYVPRDNPPAQTFRLPGVAVDLHNSSDAIVNLHNVNLQSAGRFRCEVSGEAPSFQTVTEHGDMVVVSLPDQGPPKISGGRPRYQIGDWVRINCTAGRSKPAVNLSWFINSEPAEPQKLRKYDTIVSGREGLETSVLGLQFRVEQQHFRNGDMKLKCVASLSTFYWRSNEESVEGDRPQKAPVLESRESDSAFASNSRADPVQGMSYRELFVTQFLSLFLQPSNAASNTEMARAPSALLLLALATAATLAGVTSVTSACCCCTTSSSWQRPARRHSSKARSIRDRSRSNDNNKVHDKVEEKQKQTLDKKGKPVGIVTVTFVELLSAARQKLKRFVRCSLLNVARQQQVVLSAR
- the LOC133841542 gene encoding uncharacterized protein LOC133841542 isoform X2 → MPVNKMFACFHFVVVLLIVGTLKDFTTGLRLVEVRIPNYVIKGASAQLECLYDLDGEALYSVKWYKDGNEFYRYVPRDNPPAQTFRLPGVAVDLHNSSDAIVNLHNVNLQSAGRFRCEVSGEAPSFQTVTEHGDMVVVSLPDQGPPKISGGRPRYQIGDWVRINCTAGRSKPAVNLSWFINSEPAEPQKLRKYDTIVSGREGLETSVLGLQFRVEQQHFRNGDMKLKCVASLSTFYWRSNEESVEGDRPQKAPVLESRESDSAFASNSRADPVQASNTEMARAPSALLLLALATAATLAGVTSVTSACCCCTTSSSWQRPARRHSSKARSIRDRSRSNDNNKVHDKVEEKQKQTLDKKGKPVGIVTVTFVELLSAARQKLKRFVRCSLLNVARQQQVVLSAR